One window of the Bombus affinis isolate iyBomAffi1 chromosome 10, iyBomAffi1.2, whole genome shotgun sequence genome contains the following:
- the LOC126921104 gene encoding S-phase kinase-associated protein 2 isoform X2 → MSKGSPSSPWWNSKQLRLDDSCNNNLNDSLNSTSKHSAKWSCSGDTSLVEPEILEEMGVSMLEDGASNCESTKKSRSLEQTISPTILDNNGQCKNMNDSQSQECIYRGSSLDNTSMDSLEATQRLDPNPYELDEFATYSTMGNESGYSSRAEIDHFIDTKETFSKDNPNVSTRESSLEQFYLYRRKRKASVLGEDKFNKLSDEMILMILKWLPKKCLVRSMLVCKRWCQIARDEALWSRLDLGSKVLNEGTLGHILPRGVQILRLAQAEIADPVFLENSEVFTDGYISKLQYFDLSMAVISPDGLAMLLSKCKYLKKLSLEKCTVNRSCCKAISDNNDLEILNLTMCEGMDIECIKDLMKLTNLNAVNMAWCGLDTDTMALLCKSLPSSVTRLNIAGCRKTITDDNVKDLVKSCPDMVELDLSDCTMLTMNTVRNLLDLSKLEHLSLSRCYGIPPSTYVTLAYMPSLLYLDVFGVIPEPVLKSLQVTCGETQLNKFLYSSVARPTIGVRRTSIWGLRVRD, encoded by the exons ATGTCCAAAGGATCACCTTCTTCACCCTGGTGGAACAG CAAACAATTACGCTTAGATGACAGCTGTAATAACAACTTAAACGACAGTTTGAACAGTACCTCCAAACATAGTGCAAAATGGTCGTGTTCTGGTGATACAAGCCTTGTAGAACCTGAAATCTTAGAAGAAATGGGTGTCAGTATGTTAGAAGATGGAGCATCGAATTGTGAAAGTACAAAAAAGTCTCGTTCTTTGGAACAAACAATCTCGCCTACTATCTTGGATAACAATGGAcaatgtaaaaatatgaatgaCTCTCAAAGTCAAGAGTGCATTTATAGAGGTTCCAGCTTGGATAACACTAGTATGGACAG TTTGGAAGCTACTCAAAGATTGGATCCCAATCCGTACGAACTGGATGAATTTGCAACATATTCAACAATGGGAAACGAATCTGGTTATTCCTCTAGAGCGGAAATAGATCATTTTATCgatacgaaagaaactttttctaAAGACAATCCTAATGTTTCAACCAGAGAAAGTAGTCTTGAACAGTTCTATCTAtataggagaaaaagaaaagcttCAGTCCTTGGTGAAGATAAGTTTAACAAATTATCCGATGAGATGATTTTAATGATATTAAAATGGCTTCCAAAGAAATGTTTG gtACGTTCCATGTTGGTCTGTAAACGATGGTGTCAAATAGCACGAGATGAAGCGTTATGGAGCAGGTTGGATTTAGGCAGTAAAGTCTTGAACGAAGGTACATTGGGTCATATATTGCCACGAGGTGTTCAAATACTTCGACTTGCGCAAGCAGAAATTGCAGATCCTGTATTTCTTGAAAACAGTGAAGTTTTTACCGATGGTTATATTAGTAAACTGCAGTACTTTGACCTTTCAATGGCAGTGATTTCTCCAGATGGATTGGCTATGTTATTATCTAAGTGTAAATACCTTAAAAAATTATCTCTAGAAAAGTGTACAGTGAATAGATCATGTTGCAAAGCTATCAGTGATAATAATGACttagaaattttaaatttaacgaTGTGCGAGGGTATGGACATTGAATGTATCAAGGATTTGATGAAGCTTACAAA tcTCAATGCTGTCAATATGGCCTGGTGTGGTTTAGATACCGATACTATGGCGTTACTTTGTAAATCGTTACCTTCATCCGTTACACGTTTAAATATAGCTGGATGCAGAAAAACCATTACAGATGATA ATGTTAAGGATTTAGTGAAAAGTTGCCCAGATATGGTAGAATTAGATTTGAGCGATTGTACTATGCTTACAATGAATACTGTCCGTAATTTACTTGATTTGTCAAAATTAGAGCATTTGTCGCTAAGTCGTTGTTATGGTATACCTCCGTCGACGTACGTAACATTGGCGTATATGCCATCTTTGTTATATTTGGATGTTTTTGGTGTAATACCCGAACCAGTACTGAAATCATTACAAGTTACCTGTGGCGAAACCCAACTTAATAAGTTCCTATACAGTTCCGTTGCAAGACCAACCATTGGTGTCCGAAGAACGAGTATTTGGGGACTTCGCGTTAGAGATTGA
- the LOC126921102 gene encoding ATPase family AAA domain-containing protein 3A homolog isoform X1 yields MSWLFGYRNAQPQDFSQFVQPPASDGAGGGDDRAPPPRISQMEPYRFDSSALERAATAAKELEKSLHAKEALELSKMQETTKQMERQAEVKKYEASIEQMKAEQKRIDGEERRKVLQEETKQHQMRAQYQDQLARKRYDDQLIQQQRMNDENLRRQEESVAKQEAMRKATIEHEMELRHKNEMKKLDAEIKAKAKIDRENQDLNIEQIRVKASEKRVTVLESIKTAGSVLGTGLTAFLQDWDKVIAAAGGLSLLAFGVYTAKGTTGVAARYIESRLGKPSLVRETSRFTVLDTLRHPIQATKKLKNKQTDALSGVVLAPKLEERLRDIAIATKNTKQNRGMYRNILMHGPPGTGKTMFAKKLAEHSGMDYAIVTGGDLAPLGRDGVTAIHKVFDWAATSRKGLLLFIDEADAFLRKRSSEHISEDLRAMLNAFLYRTGEQSNKFMLILASNTPEQFDWAVNDRLDEMVEFHLPGRAERERLVRLYFDKFVLQPAIEGNKRLKVAQFDYNALCSKVAEITEGMSGRELAKLGVTWQAAAYASENGVLTEQMVIDKCNEAVKQHKQKVQWQSEQEKQEAKSIYATEKEIEVQPIKSKTAVESSSDTTSIATA; encoded by the exons ATGTCGTGGCTTTTTGGGTATCGTAATGCACAACCGCAAGATTTTTCGCAATTTGTACAACCACCGGCATCCGATGGGGCTGGAGGCGGAGATGATCGTGCACCACCGCCTAGAATTTCTCAAATGGAACCGTATCGATTTGACTCGAGTGCTTTAGAAAGAGCAGCAACAGCTGCCAAGGAGCTTGAAAAATCTT TGCATGCCAAAGAGGCTTTAGAGCTATCTAAAATGCAAGAAACTACTAAACAAATGGAAAGACAAGCAGAAGTAAAAAAGTATGAAGCTAGCATAGAGCAAATGAAAGCAGAACAAAAACGTATTGACGGGGAGGAAAGGAGAAAAGTCTTGCAAGAAGAAACTAAACAACATCAAATGAGAGCTCAATATCAAGATCAATTAGCAAGAAAGCGATACGATGACCAACTGATACAACAACAGAGAATGAACGATGAAAATTTGAGGAGGCAGGAAGAATCAGTGGCGAAACAAGAAGCAATGAGGAAAGCCACGATAGAACATGAAATGGAATTGAGAcacaaaaatgaaatgaaaaagtTGGACGCAGAAATTAAAGCGAAAGCAAAAATAGACAGAGAAAATCAAGATCTGAATATAGAGCAAATTAGGGTGAAAGCGTCCGAAAAACGAGTAACGGTTTTGGAGTCGATAAA AACCGCTGGTTCGGTATTAGGCACTGGACTCACAGCTTTTCTTCAAGACTGGGATAAAGTCATCGCTGCAGCTGGAGGCTTGTCTTTGTTGGCTTTCGGAGTATATACCGCGAAAGGTACAACGGGTGTCGCTGCACGATACATAGAATCGCGGCTAGGGAAACCGTCTCTCGTTCGAGAAACTTCTAGATTTACAGTACTGGATACGTTACGGCATCCTATCCAAGCgacaaagaaattaaaaaataagcaGACCGATGCTTTATCCGGTGTTGTTTTAGCACCAAAGCTCGAAGAAAGATTACGCGATATCGCGATAGCTACGAAGAATACGAAACAAAATCGCGGGATGTATAGAAATATATTGATGCATGGCCCTCCTGGGACGGGTAAAACAATGTTCGCAAAGAAGTTAGCGGAACACTCGGGTATGGACTACGCGATTGTGACTGGTGGTGATCTGGCACCATTGGGTCGAGATGGTGTTACTGCTATTCATAAAGTTTTCGACTGGGCAGCAACATCCAGGAAAGGTCTTTTGCTTTTCATCGACGAGGCCGATGCCTTTTTAAGGAAGCGATCGAGTGAGCATATTTCAGAAGATTTGAGAGCGATGTTAAATGCGTTCCTCTACAGAACTGGTGAGCAGAGCAACAAATTCATGTTGATTCTCGCTTCAAACACTCCAGAACAATTCGATTGGGCTGTAAACGATAGGTTAGATGAAATGGTAGAGTTTCACTTACCAGGTCGGGCAGAACGTGAACGTTTAGTTCGACTTTATTTTGACAAATTCGTTCTTCAACCAGCGATCGAGGGCAATAAAAGATTAAAAGTTGCACAATTTGATTATAACGCGCTTTGTAGTAAAGTAGCCGAAATAACCGAAGGAATGTCTGGAAGGGAACTAGCGAAATTAGGTGTCACCTGGCAAGCTGCAGCTTATGCTTCCGAAAATGGTGTTTTAACGGAACAAATGGTTATAGATAAGTGCAATGAGGCTGTTAAGCAACACAAGCAAAAG GTTCAGTGGCAGAGCGAACAAGAAAAGCAAGAGGCGAAATCGATCTACGCCACTGAAAAAGAAATAGAGGTTCAGCCTATAAAATCCAAGACAGCAGTCGAATCATCATCGGACACAACTTCCATAGCGACGGCTTAA
- the LOC126921102 gene encoding ATPase family AAA domain-containing protein 3A homolog isoform X2, whose amino-acid sequence MQETTKQMERQAEVKKYEASIEQMKAEQKRIDGEERRKVLQEETKQHQMRAQYQDQLARKRYDDQLIQQQRMNDENLRRQEESVAKQEAMRKATIEHEMELRHKNEMKKLDAEIKAKAKIDRENQDLNIEQIRVKASEKRVTVLESIKTAGSVLGTGLTAFLQDWDKVIAAAGGLSLLAFGVYTAKGTTGVAARYIESRLGKPSLVRETSRFTVLDTLRHPIQATKKLKNKQTDALSGVVLAPKLEERLRDIAIATKNTKQNRGMYRNILMHGPPGTGKTMFAKKLAEHSGMDYAIVTGGDLAPLGRDGVTAIHKVFDWAATSRKGLLLFIDEADAFLRKRSSEHISEDLRAMLNAFLYRTGEQSNKFMLILASNTPEQFDWAVNDRLDEMVEFHLPGRAERERLVRLYFDKFVLQPAIEGNKRLKVAQFDYNALCSKVAEITEGMSGRELAKLGVTWQAAAYASENGVLTEQMVIDKCNEAVKQHKQKVQWQSEQEKQEAKSIYATEKEIEVQPIKSKTAVESSSDTTSIATA is encoded by the exons ATGCAAGAAACTACTAAACAAATGGAAAGACAAGCAGAAGTAAAAAAGTATGAAGCTAGCATAGAGCAAATGAAAGCAGAACAAAAACGTATTGACGGGGAGGAAAGGAGAAAAGTCTTGCAAGAAGAAACTAAACAACATCAAATGAGAGCTCAATATCAAGATCAATTAGCAAGAAAGCGATACGATGACCAACTGATACAACAACAGAGAATGAACGATGAAAATTTGAGGAGGCAGGAAGAATCAGTGGCGAAACAAGAAGCAATGAGGAAAGCCACGATAGAACATGAAATGGAATTGAGAcacaaaaatgaaatgaaaaagtTGGACGCAGAAATTAAAGCGAAAGCAAAAATAGACAGAGAAAATCAAGATCTGAATATAGAGCAAATTAGGGTGAAAGCGTCCGAAAAACGAGTAACGGTTTTGGAGTCGATAAA AACCGCTGGTTCGGTATTAGGCACTGGACTCACAGCTTTTCTTCAAGACTGGGATAAAGTCATCGCTGCAGCTGGAGGCTTGTCTTTGTTGGCTTTCGGAGTATATACCGCGAAAGGTACAACGGGTGTCGCTGCACGATACATAGAATCGCGGCTAGGGAAACCGTCTCTCGTTCGAGAAACTTCTAGATTTACAGTACTGGATACGTTACGGCATCCTATCCAAGCgacaaagaaattaaaaaataagcaGACCGATGCTTTATCCGGTGTTGTTTTAGCACCAAAGCTCGAAGAAAGATTACGCGATATCGCGATAGCTACGAAGAATACGAAACAAAATCGCGGGATGTATAGAAATATATTGATGCATGGCCCTCCTGGGACGGGTAAAACAATGTTCGCAAAGAAGTTAGCGGAACACTCGGGTATGGACTACGCGATTGTGACTGGTGGTGATCTGGCACCATTGGGTCGAGATGGTGTTACTGCTATTCATAAAGTTTTCGACTGGGCAGCAACATCCAGGAAAGGTCTTTTGCTTTTCATCGACGAGGCCGATGCCTTTTTAAGGAAGCGATCGAGTGAGCATATTTCAGAAGATTTGAGAGCGATGTTAAATGCGTTCCTCTACAGAACTGGTGAGCAGAGCAACAAATTCATGTTGATTCTCGCTTCAAACACTCCAGAACAATTCGATTGGGCTGTAAACGATAGGTTAGATGAAATGGTAGAGTTTCACTTACCAGGTCGGGCAGAACGTGAACGTTTAGTTCGACTTTATTTTGACAAATTCGTTCTTCAACCAGCGATCGAGGGCAATAAAAGATTAAAAGTTGCACAATTTGATTATAACGCGCTTTGTAGTAAAGTAGCCGAAATAACCGAAGGAATGTCTGGAAGGGAACTAGCGAAATTAGGTGTCACCTGGCAAGCTGCAGCTTATGCTTCCGAAAATGGTGTTTTAACGGAACAAATGGTTATAGATAAGTGCAATGAGGCTGTTAAGCAACACAAGCAAAAG GTTCAGTGGCAGAGCGAACAAGAAAAGCAAGAGGCGAAATCGATCTACGCCACTGAAAAAGAAATAGAGGTTCAGCCTATAAAATCCAAGACAGCAGTCGAATCATCATCGGACACAACTTCCATAGCGACGGCTTAA
- the LOC126921104 gene encoding S-phase kinase-associated protein 2 isoform X1, whose amino-acid sequence MVASNSSDWDSSLTIVFHAWNQWRLKKGYGDRIPPKMNSVVAEHTRLNEHCLENSKEFSPPESKQLRLDDSCNNNLNDSLNSTSKHSAKWSCSGDTSLVEPEILEEMGVSMLEDGASNCESTKKSRSLEQTISPTILDNNGQCKNMNDSQSQECIYRGSSLDNTSMDSLEATQRLDPNPYELDEFATYSTMGNESGYSSRAEIDHFIDTKETFSKDNPNVSTRESSLEQFYLYRRKRKASVLGEDKFNKLSDEMILMILKWLPKKCLVRSMLVCKRWCQIARDEALWSRLDLGSKVLNEGTLGHILPRGVQILRLAQAEIADPVFLENSEVFTDGYISKLQYFDLSMAVISPDGLAMLLSKCKYLKKLSLEKCTVNRSCCKAISDNNDLEILNLTMCEGMDIECIKDLMKLTNLNAVNMAWCGLDTDTMALLCKSLPSSVTRLNIAGCRKTITDDNVKDLVKSCPDMVELDLSDCTMLTMNTVRNLLDLSKLEHLSLSRCYGIPPSTYVTLAYMPSLLYLDVFGVIPEPVLKSLQVTCGETQLNKFLYSSVARPTIGVRRTSIWGLRVRD is encoded by the exons ATGGTCGCGAGTAATTCGAGCGATTGGGATTCGTCGCTAACGATTGTTTTCCATGCGTGGAACCAGTGGCGATTGAAAAAAGGATACGGTGACCGGATTCCGCCAAAAATGAATTCCGTCGTGGCGGAGCACACGAGGCTCAACGAACACTGTCTCGAAAATTCCAAAGAATTCTCGCCTCCCGAAAG CAAACAATTACGCTTAGATGACAGCTGTAATAACAACTTAAACGACAGTTTGAACAGTACCTCCAAACATAGTGCAAAATGGTCGTGTTCTGGTGATACAAGCCTTGTAGAACCTGAAATCTTAGAAGAAATGGGTGTCAGTATGTTAGAAGATGGAGCATCGAATTGTGAAAGTACAAAAAAGTCTCGTTCTTTGGAACAAACAATCTCGCCTACTATCTTGGATAACAATGGAcaatgtaaaaatatgaatgaCTCTCAAAGTCAAGAGTGCATTTATAGAGGTTCCAGCTTGGATAACACTAGTATGGACAG TTTGGAAGCTACTCAAAGATTGGATCCCAATCCGTACGAACTGGATGAATTTGCAACATATTCAACAATGGGAAACGAATCTGGTTATTCCTCTAGAGCGGAAATAGATCATTTTATCgatacgaaagaaactttttctaAAGACAATCCTAATGTTTCAACCAGAGAAAGTAGTCTTGAACAGTTCTATCTAtataggagaaaaagaaaagcttCAGTCCTTGGTGAAGATAAGTTTAACAAATTATCCGATGAGATGATTTTAATGATATTAAAATGGCTTCCAAAGAAATGTTTG gtACGTTCCATGTTGGTCTGTAAACGATGGTGTCAAATAGCACGAGATGAAGCGTTATGGAGCAGGTTGGATTTAGGCAGTAAAGTCTTGAACGAAGGTACATTGGGTCATATATTGCCACGAGGTGTTCAAATACTTCGACTTGCGCAAGCAGAAATTGCAGATCCTGTATTTCTTGAAAACAGTGAAGTTTTTACCGATGGTTATATTAGTAAACTGCAGTACTTTGACCTTTCAATGGCAGTGATTTCTCCAGATGGATTGGCTATGTTATTATCTAAGTGTAAATACCTTAAAAAATTATCTCTAGAAAAGTGTACAGTGAATAGATCATGTTGCAAAGCTATCAGTGATAATAATGACttagaaattttaaatttaacgaTGTGCGAGGGTATGGACATTGAATGTATCAAGGATTTGATGAAGCTTACAAA tcTCAATGCTGTCAATATGGCCTGGTGTGGTTTAGATACCGATACTATGGCGTTACTTTGTAAATCGTTACCTTCATCCGTTACACGTTTAAATATAGCTGGATGCAGAAAAACCATTACAGATGATA ATGTTAAGGATTTAGTGAAAAGTTGCCCAGATATGGTAGAATTAGATTTGAGCGATTGTACTATGCTTACAATGAATACTGTCCGTAATTTACTTGATTTGTCAAAATTAGAGCATTTGTCGCTAAGTCGTTGTTATGGTATACCTCCGTCGACGTACGTAACATTGGCGTATATGCCATCTTTGTTATATTTGGATGTTTTTGGTGTAATACCCGAACCAGTACTGAAATCATTACAAGTTACCTGTGGCGAAACCCAACTTAATAAGTTCCTATACAGTTCCGTTGCAAGACCAACCATTGGTGTCCGAAGAACGAGTATTTGGGGACTTCGCGTTAGAGATTGA